In the genome of Amaranthus tricolor cultivar Red isolate AtriRed21 chromosome 15, ASM2621246v1, whole genome shotgun sequence, one region contains:
- the LOC130801223 gene encoding uncharacterized protein LOC130801223, whose amino-acid sequence MAALSFGIAPLRSFTHSFFVKTSRPRISCVWDPEGLFKTPPQTGHIARLEFKKRIEKDSEAKEAYERHLREEKDRREAIRQSRVIPDTDTELIEYFLDTEAQEIEFEIARLRPRLNEGFFKQLQSELGQLRFAMAKTEEMEDRIFELETLQKALLEGTEAYDKLQNDLVKAKQSLAKIFTSKDVNVTLLEMVEQNELNMSLVTLLDENIASAHRSNQKQAAEYMEKLRTSVVKYVTV is encoded by the exons ATGGCTGCTTTGAGCTTTGGCATTGCTCCTTTACGCTCTTTCACTCattctttttttgttaaaacttcaAGACCAAGAATTTCTTGTGTTTGG GATCCAGAAGGATTATTCAAAACACCGCCACAAACAGGGCATATAGCAAGGTTAGAATTCAAGAAACGAATTGAGAAAGATTCTGAAGCCAAAGAAGCTTATGAAAGACATTTGAGGGAAGAAAAAGATCGTCGTGAAGCTATCCGTCAG TCTCGGGTGATACCAGATACAGATACAGAGTTGATAGAATATTTTCTTGATACCGAGGCTCAAGAGATTGAATTTGAGATTGCTAGACTGAGGCCAAG ATTGAATGAAGGATTTTTCAAACAATTGCAATCTGAATTGGGGCAACTTCGCTTTGCTATGGCAAAAACCGAG GAAATGGAAGACAGGATATTCGAACTGGAGACACTGCAAAAGGCCCTTTTAGAAGGAACTG AAGCATATGACAAATTGCAGAATGACCTTGTAAAAGCAAAGCAAAGTCTTGCCAAGATCTTCACTTCGAAGGATGTAAATGTAACT TTATTGGAGATGGTTGAGCAGAATGAGCTGAACATGTCATTGGTGACACTTCTTGACGAGAATATAGCAAGTGCACATAGGAGTAATCAG AAGCAAGCTGCAGAATACATGGAGAAGCTCCGTACGTCTGTGGTCAAATATGTAACAGTTTAG